In a genomic window of Polycladomyces subterraneus:
- a CDS encoding phosphomannomutase/phosphoglucomutase: MSVLTNKANAIAKHVFREYDIRGVVGEEIHESFAYWLGRAFARRVREEGQRTVVVGRDNRQSSPALARAVAAGLSDEQCEVLDIGEVTSPIFYFSLEHLDVPSGIMITASHNPPNENGFKVAQNKTTLFGKSVKNLYNEMVAVAEETGPKPVIRQDAPTKAVDIRTPYLNMLQQKIQLGDRKLKVVVDCGNGTASSFAPEALKRWGCEVVPLYCTSDPTFPNHHPDPVDPDNLKDLIRVVKETGADLGIAFDGDGDRLGVVDETGCIRWGDQLMILYWREILPKYPGCDAFVEVKCSQALVEEIKRLGGKPQFHRTGHSHIKATLRRTNAPFAGEMSGHLFFNDEYYGFDDALYAAGRLLRILSRDTRPLSALFADVPQYHATPETRVTCEESQKSLVIEQVKEHFAKRYPIVDVDGARIQFPSGWALVRSSNTQPILVLRAEADSAESLEEIKREVADVVRSCGITSTIPW; encoded by the coding sequence ATGAGTGTGCTGACGAACAAAGCTAACGCGATCGCTAAGCATGTGTTTCGGGAGTACGACATACGGGGAGTCGTCGGCGAAGAAATCCACGAGTCATTCGCCTACTGGTTAGGTCGGGCGTTTGCCCGCCGGGTGCGCGAAGAAGGCCAACGAACGGTGGTCGTCGGCCGCGACAACCGGCAGAGTTCGCCCGCGCTTGCCCGTGCAGTCGCCGCGGGCCTGAGCGACGAACAGTGTGAAGTGCTGGATATTGGGGAAGTCACCTCGCCGATCTTCTACTTCAGCCTCGAACATCTCGATGTACCATCCGGCATCATGATCACAGCGAGCCACAACCCTCCCAACGAGAACGGATTCAAAGTGGCGCAGAACAAGACGACCCTGTTCGGCAAATCAGTAAAAAACCTGTACAATGAAATGGTGGCTGTAGCCGAAGAAACCGGCCCCAAACCGGTCATTCGGCAGGATGCTCCGACGAAGGCAGTCGACATTCGCACGCCGTACCTCAACATGTTGCAACAAAAGATCCAACTGGGCGACCGCAAATTAAAAGTGGTCGTGGACTGTGGTAACGGCACCGCGTCTTCGTTTGCGCCGGAGGCACTGAAGCGTTGGGGATGTGAAGTCGTGCCCCTGTACTGCACGTCGGACCCGACGTTCCCAAACCACCATCCAGACCCCGTCGACCCGGATAACCTCAAGGATCTCATCCGAGTGGTCAAAGAAACAGGCGCGGATCTCGGGATCGCATTTGACGGTGATGGCGACCGTCTCGGTGTGGTGGACGAAACAGGCTGCATCCGCTGGGGAGACCAGTTGATGATCCTTTACTGGCGTGAAATTCTCCCCAAATACCCGGGATGTGATGCATTCGTTGAAGTCAAATGTTCGCAGGCGCTGGTCGAAGAAATCAAACGACTTGGTGGCAAGCCCCAGTTCCACCGCACGGGTCACTCGCATATCAAAGCGACTCTGCGCAGGACGAACGCGCCGTTTGCAGGGGAAATGTCGGGGCACCTGTTCTTCAACGATGAGTACTATGGCTTTGACGATGCGCTGTATGCCGCGGGGCGGCTTTTGCGGATCCTGTCTCGGGACACGCGGCCACTCTCCGCATTGTTTGCTGATGTCCCGCAGTACCACGCAACACCTGAGACGCGCGTTACCTGCGAAGAATCGCAAAAGTCGTTGGTGATCGAGCAGGTGAAGGAGCACTTCGCGAAGCGGTATCCGATTGTCGACGTTGACGGTGCACGTATCCAGTTCCCGTCCGGGTGGGCGTTGGTGCGCAGTTCAAACACGCAGCCCATTCTCGTGTTGCGGGCTGAAGCGGACAGCGCCGAGAGCTTGGAGGAGATTAAGCGCGAAGTGGCGGACGTCGTGCGTTCTTGCGGCATCACCTCTACTATCCCGTGGTAA
- a CDS encoding type I phosphomannose isomerase catalytic subunit has product MNPCEPVKFTPIAVPRIWGGHTLKTWFGTDTNQPIGEYWVVSSHPHGTSVVEQGAFQGNTLSDLVREHPEAYLGDSPQPRFPLLIKFIEAAQDLSVQVHPDDEYARRVESDFGKTEAWYVLDCPDDGRVIYGHHFKSRQEYMQAVEEKRVKSYLEYVPISPGRLVFVPSRTMHALLAGTVVLEIQQTSDVTYRVYDWDRVDEHGRSRELHVEKAADVLQYGSQPNPFPAAQEIPAAAGMRGSRLAACPYFTIDKWNLQSGRHSFVHGRKGNPDIVIVTGGQGSLHWPDGDMPLRRGDAVIVPATLSDYAVSCVGEMELIRVFY; this is encoded by the coding sequence ATGAACCCATGTGAACCTGTCAAATTTACCCCCATCGCTGTGCCGCGGATCTGGGGTGGACACACGCTGAAAACTTGGTTCGGCACCGATACCAACCAACCGATTGGCGAATACTGGGTAGTTTCCAGCCATCCACATGGCACGAGCGTCGTCGAACAGGGGGCGTTTCAAGGCAATACGTTGAGCGATTTGGTGCGGGAACATCCAGAAGCATACCTCGGCGACAGCCCGCAACCGCGGTTCCCGCTCCTGATTAAGTTTATCGAGGCAGCACAAGATCTGTCCGTTCAAGTGCATCCGGACGATGAGTACGCGCGCAGGGTGGAGTCGGACTTCGGTAAGACCGAGGCGTGGTACGTGCTGGATTGCCCGGATGATGGGCGCGTCATCTACGGTCATCACTTCAAGTCGCGCCAAGAGTATATGCAGGCTGTCGAAGAGAAACGCGTAAAATCGTATCTTGAGTACGTGCCGATTTCGCCGGGGCGGCTGGTGTTTGTTCCTTCGCGGACGATGCACGCGCTGTTGGCCGGTACGGTAGTGCTCGAGATCCAGCAAACCTCCGACGTGACGTACCGCGTCTATGATTGGGATCGTGTGGACGAACACGGACGGAGTCGTGAGTTGCACGTAGAGAAAGCAGCCGATGTCCTGCAGTACGGTTCGCAGCCTAACCCCTTCCCGGCAGCACAGGAAATTCCCGCGGCAGCCGGCATGCGAGGGTCTCGCTTGGCTGCTTGCCCGTATTTCACCATTGACAAGTGGAACTTGCAGTCTGGACGGCACTCCTTTGTGCACGGGCGCAAGGGCAATCCGGACATCGTGATTGTGACGGGCGGCCAAGGTAGTCTGCACTGGCCTGACGGTGACATGCCACTGCGTCGCGGAGATGCCGTAATCGTCCCCGCCACGTTGTCCGACTACGCAGTATCCTGTGTGGGTGAGATGGAGCTCATTCGCGTGTTTTATTAA